The following proteins are encoded in a genomic region of Vibrio tasmaniensis:
- a CDS encoding DUF2189 domain-containing protein, translating to MNNDIEKDFNLGGSINRALSGDYELKATAVFQEAWKHTISHFLSFSPAIVALMFVQLAIFYIALKLQLGDPAIILDAVIDPEAFTPQIVESIFIANFSYEVVSAPIYAGICLMAMSHAAGLQTKVRHIGKGLQFTIPVILVTLFSLMLQGIAGMILPFLSIYFSLAFSNSILLICDKKVPPMQSLLLSLRAVNKKIFVVASIYLMVMLMFIVAAMMYGIGLIFVLPFFFHVKGIVYREMFGIKLKIIASDRPMSDDDSDGGNNNGNNSSNGNKNKNPQVFDA from the coding sequence ATGAACAACGACATCGAAAAAGATTTTAATTTGGGCGGTAGTATCAACCGTGCACTTTCCGGCGATTATGAGCTCAAAGCAACGGCTGTATTCCAAGAAGCTTGGAAACATACGATAAGTCACTTTCTTTCGTTTTCACCTGCGATTGTTGCGCTAATGTTTGTACAATTGGCTATCTTTTATATCGCATTAAAGCTTCAGCTTGGTGACCCTGCAATTATTTTAGATGCGGTTATCGACCCTGAGGCCTTTACCCCACAGATCGTTGAATCCATTTTTATTGCTAACTTTAGCTATGAAGTAGTCAGTGCACCTATCTATGCCGGTATCTGTTTAATGGCAATGAGCCACGCTGCAGGCCTTCAAACTAAAGTGCGCCACATAGGCAAAGGTTTACAGTTTACGATCCCCGTTATTCTAGTGACTTTGTTCAGCCTAATGCTTCAAGGCATCGCTGGTATGATTCTGCCATTTCTGTCTATCTACTTCTCACTTGCGTTCAGCAACTCAATTCTGCTGATTTGTGATAAAAAAGTTCCACCGATGCAATCGCTGTTACTTTCTCTAAGAGCAGTAAATAAGAAGATCTTCGTAGTCGCGTCTATATACCTAATGGTTATGCTGATGTTCATCGTTGCTGCGATGATGTACGGCATTGGCTTGATCTTCGTTCTTCCATTCTTCTTCCACGTGAAAGGCATCGTTTACCGTGAAATGTTTGGCATCAAGCTGAAGATAATTGCATCAGACCGCCCAATGAGCGATGACGATAGCGATGGCGGTAACAATAACGGCAACAACAGTAGCAATGGTAACAAGAACAAAAACCCGCAGGTCTTCGATGCGTAA
- the fdh3B gene encoding formate dehydrogenase FDH3 subunit beta, producing MARMKFLCDTKRCIECNGCVTACKNENDDALEWGIQRRRVVTLNDGEPGENSISVACMHCTDAPCMAVCPADCFEHTEDGIVLHNKDLCIGCGYCLFACPFGAPQFPKQEAFGERGKMDKCTFCAGGPETEPGSVEERQKYGANRIAEGKLPMCASLCSTKALLAGDAEQVSDIFRQRVVERGAKGAGWTDGNDLSYDAMKS from the coding sequence ATGGCTAGAATGAAATTTCTTTGTGACACCAAACGTTGTATCGAATGTAACGGTTGTGTCACTGCATGTAAGAACGAAAATGATGATGCTCTGGAATGGGGTATTCAACGTCGCCGCGTTGTGACACTGAACGATGGTGAACCGGGTGAAAACTCTATCTCAGTCGCATGTATGCACTGTACTGATGCCCCTTGTATGGCAGTTTGCCCAGCAGACTGTTTTGAACATACAGAAGACGGCATCGTACTTCACAATAAAGATCTATGTATCGGTTGTGGTTACTGCTTGTTTGCTTGTCCGTTTGGCGCACCTCAATTCCCTAAACAGGAAGCCTTTGGTGAGCGCGGTAAAATGGACAAATGTACCTTCTGTGCTGGCGGCCCTGAAACAGAACCAGGTTCTGTGGAAGAGCGTCAGAAGTACGGTGCGAACCGTATTGCTGAAGGCAAGCTACCAATGTGTGCTTCGCTTTGTTCAACAAAAGCGCTGCTTGCAGGTGATGCTGAGCAAGTCTCTGATATCTTCCGTCAGCGTGTTGTAGAACGTGGTGCGAAAGGTGCTGGTTGGACAGACGGCAACGACCTTTCTTACGATGCGATGAAGAGCTAG
- the potC gene encoding spermidine/putrescine ABC transporter permease PotC has translation MSRTVKFSFMALVYAFLYLPIIVLIANSFNANKFGMKWGGFTTKWYDALINNDSLMQAAWHSINVAVFSATAATIVGSLTAVALFRYQFKGKGIVNGMLFIVMMSPDIVMAISLLALFLVMGVQLGFFTLLAAHITFCLPFVVVTVYSRLNGFDVKMLEAAKDLGASEWTILKQIILPLAKPAVAAGWLLSFTLSLDDVIISSFVTGPTYEILPLKIYSMVKVGISPEVNALATVMLVVSLILVIISQLLAREKIK, from the coding sequence ATGAGTCGTACAGTTAAGTTCAGCTTTATGGCGCTGGTATACGCTTTTTTATACCTACCTATTATCGTATTGATTGCGAACTCATTTAATGCCAACAAGTTTGGTATGAAATGGGGTGGCTTCACTACTAAATGGTATGACGCACTGATTAACAACGACAGCCTAATGCAGGCTGCGTGGCACTCGATCAACGTAGCGGTGTTCTCTGCAACTGCCGCAACGATTGTCGGAAGCCTGACTGCTGTTGCCCTATTCCGTTACCAATTTAAAGGTAAAGGCATCGTCAATGGCATGTTGTTCATCGTGATGATGTCACCAGATATCGTAATGGCGATTTCGCTTCTTGCGCTATTCTTGGTAATGGGTGTGCAACTTGGGTTCTTTACCCTACTTGCAGCGCACATTACTTTCTGTCTGCCGTTCGTTGTTGTCACGGTTTACAGTCGTCTGAATGGCTTTGATGTGAAGATGCTAGAAGCCGCAAAAGATTTAGGGGCAAGTGAATGGACGATTCTAAAGCAGATCATTCTACCTCTTGCTAAGCCAGCGGTTGCTGCGGGTTGGTTATTGAGCTTCACTCTGTCTTTGGACGATGTGATCATCAGCTCTTTCGTAACAGGCCCAACGTATGAAATATTGCCACTGAAGATTTACTCGATGGTTAAAGTCGGTATATCTCCAGAGGTCAACGCCCTAGCAACAGTGATGTTAGTGGTGTCGTTAATACTGGTGATTATTTCTCAGTTATTAGCGAGAGAGAAAATCAAGTAA
- a CDS encoding ammonium transporter, which translates to MSQTVNQVHSAVQSLTQSSDTLFLLLGAIMVFLMHAGFAFLEVGTVRKKNQVNALVKILSDFGVSAIAYFFIGYWVAYGAHFFADAETLSQGNGYELVKFFFLMTFAAAIPAIVSGGIAERARFYPILIATLFTVGFIYPFFEGIIWNGNFGFQDWLEVQFGYGFHDFAGSVVVHGVGGWIALVAVYFLGMRKGRIRAGKHTNFAPSNIPFLALGSWILCVGWFGFNVMSAQAINGISGLVAMNSLMAMVGGILAALVAGKNDPGFIHNGPLAGLVAICAGSDLMHPLGALVTGGVAGALFVYLFTYMQNKTQIDDVLGVWPLHGVCGAWGGIAAGIFGQQAFWGLGGVSLTAQVIGTLAGITVALIGALVVYGVLSKVTGLRLSEEDEFNGADLSIHKISSINED; encoded by the coding sequence ATGAGTCAAACGGTTAACCAAGTTCATAGCGCAGTACAGAGCTTGACGCAGAGTTCGGATACTCTGTTTTTATTATTAGGCGCGATCATGGTCTTCTTAATGCATGCTGGTTTTGCATTTTTGGAAGTCGGTACAGTTAGAAAGAAGAACCAAGTTAATGCGTTGGTCAAGATCCTCTCGGACTTTGGAGTCTCCGCCATTGCTTACTTCTTTATCGGTTACTGGGTCGCTTACGGCGCGCACTTTTTTGCCGACGCAGAAACGCTATCGCAAGGGAATGGATACGAGCTGGTTAAGTTTTTCTTCCTAATGACCTTTGCCGCAGCGATTCCAGCGATCGTTTCTGGTGGTATCGCAGAGCGCGCACGTTTCTATCCAATCTTGATTGCAACACTGTTTACCGTTGGATTCATCTACCCGTTTTTTGAAGGCATCATCTGGAACGGCAATTTTGGCTTTCAAGATTGGCTTGAGGTGCAATTCGGTTATGGCTTCCATGACTTTGCAGGATCTGTTGTGGTTCATGGTGTTGGCGGCTGGATTGCATTGGTTGCAGTATACTTTCTTGGCATGCGTAAAGGCCGTATCCGCGCAGGCAAACACACCAACTTCGCACCATCAAACATTCCTTTCTTAGCATTGGGTTCTTGGATCTTATGTGTGGGTTGGTTTGGCTTCAACGTGATGTCAGCTCAGGCTATCAATGGCATCAGCGGCCTAGTAGCCATGAACTCACTTATGGCGATGGTCGGCGGCATTCTAGCAGCGCTTGTGGCAGGCAAAAATGACCCAGGCTTTATCCATAACGGTCCTTTGGCTGGCTTAGTAGCAATTTGTGCCGGCTCAGATTTAATGCACCCATTAGGTGCTTTGGTAACAGGCGGCGTAGCTGGCGCATTGTTCGTTTACTTGTTCACTTACATGCAGAACAAAACACAGATAGATGATGTGCTAGGTGTGTGGCCACTGCACGGTGTATGTGGTGCATGGGGTGGCATTGCAGCGGGTATCTTCGGTCAGCAAGCATTCTGGGGGCTAGGGGGCGTGAGCTTGACCGCTCAGGTGATTGGGACGCTAGCGGGCATTACGGTAGCTTTAATCGGTGCATTGGTTGTCTACGGTGTGTTGAGCAAAGTAACGGGACTAAGGTTAAGTGAAGAAGACGAATTTAACGGTGCGGATCTTTCAATCCATAAGATCTCGTCTATCAACGAAGACTAA
- the potB gene encoding spermidine/putrescine ABC transporter permease PotB, giving the protein MSKKFNLQNAIVALITGWLVLFVMIPNIMIIGTSFLTRDEANLIEMTFTLDNYLRLADPLYFKVLMHSFYMAIVATLLCLIIGYPFAYIVAKMPAKWRPIMLFLVIVPFWTNSLIRTYGLKVVLGTQGVLNKGLLALDIIDKPLRIMYSETAVMIGLVYILLPFMILPLYSAIEKLDDTYLEAAKDLGANKLQTLLKVVLPLTMPGIVGGCLLVLLPALGMFYISDLLGGAKNLLIGNVIKSQVLNARDWPFGAATSIALTVAMAVMLYAYYRAGKLLNKKVELD; this is encoded by the coding sequence ATGAGCAAGAAGTTTAATTTACAAAACGCGATTGTTGCTTTAATCACAGGTTGGTTAGTGCTGTTCGTGATGATTCCAAACATCATGATCATCGGTACTAGCTTTCTAACTCGTGATGAAGCGAACTTGATCGAGATGACCTTCACTCTCGATAACTACTTGCGTTTGGCTGATCCGCTGTATTTTAAAGTGCTGATGCACTCTTTCTATATGGCGATTGTCGCAACCCTACTTTGTTTAATTATTGGTTACCCGTTCGCCTACATCGTGGCAAAAATGCCTGCGAAATGGCGTCCAATCATGTTGTTTTTAGTGATTGTGCCATTCTGGACAAACTCTTTGATTCGTACTTATGGATTAAAAGTGGTTCTGGGTACTCAAGGTGTGTTGAACAAAGGCTTGTTGGCGTTAGACATTATCGATAAACCACTTCGTATTATGTATTCAGAAACGGCAGTAATGATCGGTTTAGTGTATATCCTACTTCCGTTCATGATTTTGCCGTTGTATTCAGCAATTGAAAAGCTAGACGATACTTATTTAGAAGCGGCTAAAGACTTAGGTGCGAACAAACTTCAAACGCTATTGAAAGTCGTGTTACCACTGACTATGCCAGGTATTGTCGGCGGTTGTTTATTAGTGTTATTGCCCGCGTTAGGTATGTTCTACATCTCTGACCTATTAGGCGGAGCAAAAAACCTGCTGATTGGTAACGTGATTAAGAGCCAAGTACTCAACGCTCGGGACTGGCCGTTTGGCGCTGCGACGAGTATTGCACTGACCGTGGCAATGGCTGTGATGCTGTATGCCTACTATCGAGCAGGTAAGCTATTGAATAAGAAAGTGGAGCTAGACTAA
- a CDS encoding GGDEF domain-containing protein → MRLHMQANPILLVVTFMLLASLLMLGLSSFIHIDSNYDLFFETNTLVIIMYIYYVARHAIRPHKALRYGALLLIFNLFYDVSTELKHLDEWADQNELIDTFLEDGLLQIAFLLIAYGITELTGKIKDQGKRDELTGLYNRKKFDAIKLAEFELIYFDLDGLKETNDLKGHKVGDLMIVRFSQALRQTALEDEMVFRVGGDEFVATAQLGRGGEFVSQVNNLLHGENISFSYGIEVTSRDNFKQALVESDKAMYEMKKAQRPVQNSWCTSCPNLETNYLNIETTRQTDD, encoded by the coding sequence GTGCGATTACATATGCAAGCAAACCCTATCCTGTTAGTTGTGACTTTTATGCTGTTAGCGTCACTGTTGATGCTTGGCTTGAGTTCATTTATTCATATTGATTCAAATTATGATTTGTTTTTCGAAACAAATACCCTCGTGATCATTATGTACATCTATTATGTTGCGCGTCACGCTATTCGTCCCCACAAAGCTCTTCGCTACGGCGCTCTATTACTCATTTTTAACCTATTTTATGACGTATCAACCGAGCTTAAACATCTTGATGAGTGGGCTGACCAAAATGAACTAATAGATACCTTCTTGGAAGATGGTCTACTACAAATCGCATTTCTATTGATCGCTTACGGCATTACAGAATTAACTGGCAAAATCAAAGACCAAGGTAAACGCGACGAGCTTACTGGTTTGTATAATCGCAAAAAGTTTGACGCGATCAAACTTGCAGAGTTTGAGCTCATTTACTTCGACTTAGATGGACTAAAAGAGACAAACGACCTTAAAGGCCACAAAGTTGGAGATTTAATGATTGTTCGTTTCTCTCAGGCTCTGAGGCAAACTGCTTTGGAAGATGAAATGGTGTTTAGAGTGGGTGGTGATGAGTTTGTTGCAACGGCTCAACTCGGTCGTGGTGGTGAGTTTGTCAGCCAAGTCAATAACTTACTGCATGGTGAGAACATCAGTTTTTCTTACGGTATCGAAGTGACCAGCCGAGATAATTTTAAACAGGCATTGGTTGAATCCGATAAAGCGATGTACGAAATGAAAAAAGCTCAAAGACCTGTTCAAAACTCTTGGTGCACGTCTTGTCCTAATCTAGAAACAAATTACCTGAATATAGAGACAACAAGGCAAACCGATGACTAG
- a CDS encoding extracellular solute-binding protein, with protein MKKWATLLAGSACALSMLSAPSFAKDDKELVFMNWGPYINSEILEQFTDETGIKVIYSTYESNETLYAKLKTHNKGYDLVVPSTYFVSKMRDEGMLQKIDKTKLNNFKNLDTNYLDKPYDPNNDYSIPHVVAITGLAVNTDMYDPEDFQSWADLWKPELEGQLMMMDDTREVFHIALRKLGYSGNTTNEKEIDEAYAELKKLMPNVLVFNSDNPGAPYMSGEVGLGMLWNGSAAAAQNEGLPIKLVFPKEGGIGWVDNFAISSGAVNVEAAHKMIDFLLRPEIAEQISRDTGYLTAVKASNEKFKDSPALFPSQEDLDRVEWQAAVGDKTVKYEDYFMKLKAGQ; from the coding sequence ATGAAAAAATGGGCTACTCTATTAGCTGGTAGTGCATGTGCGCTTTCAATGTTATCTGCACCATCGTTCGCAAAAGATGACAAAGAATTGGTATTCATGAACTGGGGACCTTACATCAACAGTGAGATCTTAGAACAGTTCACGGATGAAACGGGCATCAAAGTGATTTACTCGACTTACGAGTCTAATGAGACTTTGTATGCCAAATTGAAAACACACAACAAAGGTTACGACCTTGTCGTTCCATCGACCTACTTCGTGTCTAAAATGCGCGACGAAGGCATGCTTCAAAAGATCGACAAAACCAAGCTGAACAATTTCAAGAATCTAGATACAAACTACCTAGATAAGCCATATGACCCGAACAACGACTACTCTATTCCACACGTAGTGGCGATCACAGGTCTTGCTGTTAACACAGACATGTACGATCCAGAAGATTTCCAAAGCTGGGCTGATTTATGGAAGCCAGAGCTTGAAGGTCAACTTATGATGATGGACGACACGCGTGAAGTGTTCCACATCGCACTGCGCAAGTTAGGTTACTCTGGTAACACAACTAACGAAAAAGAGATCGACGAAGCATACGCTGAGCTAAAAAAACTAATGCCGAACGTTCTAGTATTTAACTCAGATAACCCTGGCGCGCCATACATGTCTGGTGAAGTCGGTCTTGGTATGCTTTGGAACGGCTCAGCTGCTGCTGCGCAAAATGAAGGTCTGCCGATTAAACTGGTTTTCCCTAAAGAAGGCGGCATCGGTTGGGTTGATAACTTTGCTATCAGTTCTGGCGCTGTAAACGTAGAAGCAGCTCATAAGATGATCGACTTTCTACTTCGCCCTGAAATTGCTGAGCAAATTTCGCGTGACACTGGTTACCTAACAGCCGTTAAAGCGTCAAACGAGAAGTTCAAAGACAGCCCTGCTCTGTTCCCGTCGCAAGAAGACCTTGACCGTGTTGAATGGCAAGCCGCGGTTGGCGACAAGACAGTGAAGTACGAAGATTACTTCATGAAGCTTAAAGCCGGTCAGTAA
- the potA gene encoding spermidine/putrescine ABC transporter ATP-binding protein PotA → MNAKKSVGKPVVQLTGISKSFDGKEVIGNLDLNVNHGEFLTILGPSGCGKTTVLRMIAGFETADSGEILLAGQNVTQVPAEQRHVNTVFQSYALFPHMTVFDNVAFGLRMQKVPSSEIEPRVMDALKMVRLEQMAQRKPHQLSGGQQQRIAIARAVVNKPKVLLLDESLSALDYKLRKQMQIELKQLQRQLGITFIFVTHDQEEALSMSDRIIVMRDGVIEQDGTPREIYEEPKNLFVARFIGEINVFEATAKSRQDEKRIVATIEGEESIIYHDKDVTPGQKLQVLLRPEDLRIEEIKESEQRGIVGHIVERTYKGMTLDSVVELESGMRVMVSEFFNEDDPDVDHSLGQKVAVTWVESWEVVLEDEQEV, encoded by the coding sequence TTGAACGCTAAAAAATCAGTAGGGAAGCCAGTAGTACAGCTAACTGGCATCAGTAAAAGTTTCGATGGTAAGGAAGTCATCGGCAATCTGGATTTAAACGTAAATCATGGTGAGTTTCTCACGATTTTAGGCCCATCAGGTTGTGGTAAAACAACCGTGCTAAGAATGATTGCGGGTTTTGAAACGGCGGATAGTGGCGAAATACTATTAGCTGGACAGAACGTAACCCAAGTTCCTGCTGAACAAAGGCATGTTAACACTGTATTCCAAAGCTATGCCCTATTCCCGCATATGACCGTTTTCGACAATGTGGCATTTGGCTTACGCATGCAGAAAGTTCCAAGCAGCGAGATTGAACCTCGTGTAATGGATGCTTTGAAAATGGTGCGCTTAGAACAAATGGCACAACGAAAGCCACACCAGCTATCTGGTGGCCAACAGCAACGTATCGCCATCGCTCGTGCTGTCGTTAATAAGCCTAAAGTTCTCTTGTTGGATGAATCTCTATCTGCTCTGGATTACAAACTACGTAAACAGATGCAAATCGAGCTTAAACAACTGCAACGCCAACTTGGTATCACGTTCATTTTTGTAACGCATGACCAAGAAGAAGCATTGTCTATGTCTGATCGTATTATTGTTATGCGTGATGGTGTGATTGAACAAGATGGAACACCAAGAGAAATTTACGAAGAGCCTAAGAACTTATTTGTTGCTCGTTTCATTGGTGAAATTAACGTATTCGAAGCGACAGCGAAATCTCGTCAAGATGAAAAACGCATTGTTGCGACAATCGAAGGTGAAGAGTCCATTATCTATCACGATAAAGACGTAACACCGGGCCAAAAACTGCAAGTACTACTTCGCCCTGAAGATCTTCGTATCGAAGAAATCAAAGAGTCGGAGCAACGCGGTATTGTTGGTCACATTGTCGAGCGAACCTACAAAGGCATGACATTAGATTCAGTCGTAGAACTTGAATCAGGTATGCGTGTCATGGTTAGCGAATTCTTCAACGAAGATGACCCTGATGTTGATCACTCACTGGGCCAAAAAGTTGCAGTAACTTGGGTTGAGAGCTGGGAAGTGGTGTTAGAAGATGAGCAAGAAGTTTAA
- a CDS encoding extracellular solute-binding protein has protein sequence MKKTLYTGALCAATLLSTPSFAADQELYFYNWSEYIPNEVLEDFTEETGIKVYYSTYESNESMYAKLKTQGTGYDLVVPSTYFVSKMRKEGMLQELDKTKLSHFADLDPNYLDKPFDPSNNYSIPYIWGATGIGINSDMLDKSSVKNWGDLWDTQWEGQLMMMDDSREVFHIALSKLGYSPNTTNPEEIKEAYEELRKLMPNVLVFNSDFPANPYLAGEVSLGMLWNGSAYMARQEGATIDIIWPEKGAIFWMDSLAIPAGAKNTEAAHKMIDFLLRPENAAKIALEIGYPTPVKTAYPLLPKEFSEDKNVFPPQSVIDNGVWQDEVGEASVIYDEYFQKLKVDN, from the coding sequence ATGAAAAAAACACTGTATACCGGCGCATTGTGTGCTGCTACTTTACTTTCTACACCCTCTTTCGCAGCTGACCAAGAACTGTATTTTTACAACTGGTCTGAATATATTCCAAATGAAGTACTAGAAGACTTCACTGAAGAGACTGGCATTAAAGTCTATTACTCAACTTATGAGTCTAACGAAAGCATGTACGCTAAGTTAAAAACTCAAGGTACGGGTTACGACTTGGTCGTTCCTTCTACTTACTTCGTTTCTAAGATGCGTAAAGAAGGCATGCTTCAAGAGCTTGATAAAACTAAGCTAAGCCACTTTGCAGATTTGGATCCAAATTACTTAGATAAGCCATTTGACCCAAGCAACAACTACTCGATCCCATACATCTGGGGCGCAACGGGTATTGGTATCAACTCAGATATGCTAGACAAGTCTTCAGTTAAAAACTGGGGCGATCTGTGGGATACACAGTGGGAAGGTCAACTGATGATGATGGATGACTCTCGTGAGGTTTTCCATATTGCTCTATCTAAACTGGGTTACTCTCCAAACACGACTAACCCTGAAGAAATCAAAGAAGCTTACGAAGAACTTCGTAAACTAATGCCAAACGTATTGGTATTTAACTCAGATTTCCCAGCAAACCCTTACCTAGCGGGTGAAGTGTCTCTTGGTATGCTTTGGAATGGCTCTGCTTACATGGCACGCCAAGAAGGCGCAACAATTGACATCATCTGGCCAGAGAAAGGCGCTATCTTCTGGATGGACAGCCTAGCGATTCCAGCAGGCGCTAAGAACACTGAAGCGGCACACAAGATGATCGACTTCCTTCTTCGTCCAGAGAACGCTGCGAAAATTGCTCTAGAGATTGGTTACCCAACACCAGTTAAAACAGCTTACCCTCTTCTTCCGAAAGAATTTTCTGAAGATAAGAACGTTTTCCCGCCACAATCAGTGATTGATAATGGTGTTTGGCAAGACGAAGTTGGCGAAGCGAGCGTTATTTATGACGAGTACTTTCAAAAACTTAAAGTAGACAACTAA
- a CDS encoding formate dehydrogenase subunit gamma gives MLTMFKRLFLVVLPMLAALTMLSPLSHASETNSSQTQSSSAEREITQLAGADFWRQVRNGEEGYTTSQSAEHGVLISTPGQTWYILKEKWMSPAGAVAIFGSIAFVTLMYVVIGPLMLSAPRTGRKIKRWSRLDRALHWSMAFTFLTLAFSGLMLVYGKHFLKPYIPTDLWGFIVLLAKQYHNYIGPIFYVLLMAVLIKWWRKSIFKMVDIQWFIKLGGMVGKHKGSHPSAEFSNAGEKALFWLLIVMGSVAAISGLVLDFPIFGQTRRDMELSNLVHMLAALILICGFVFHIYIGLFGMEGALEGMVTGEVDETWAKEHHDLWYKEVMEQEKNSVEQSANVATEKTEGVNKNEQTS, from the coding sequence ATGCTTACAATGTTTAAGCGTCTCTTCCTTGTTGTGCTGCCGATGTTGGCAGCACTAACAATGCTGTCTCCTTTGAGTCATGCATCTGAGACGAACTCATCACAAACTCAATCGAGCTCTGCTGAAAGAGAAATTACACAACTTGCTGGCGCTGATTTTTGGCGACAAGTAAGAAACGGTGAGGAAGGTTACACCACATCTCAATCTGCTGAGCACGGTGTGTTAATCAGTACGCCCGGGCAAACGTGGTACATATTGAAAGAGAAGTGGATGTCGCCAGCCGGCGCAGTTGCTATCTTTGGCAGTATTGCTTTCGTTACTCTAATGTACGTTGTGATTGGCCCATTAATGCTGAGTGCGCCAAGAACTGGCCGTAAGATCAAGCGTTGGTCTCGACTGGATCGTGCGTTGCACTGGAGCATGGCGTTTACCTTCTTAACACTGGCGTTCAGTGGTTTGATGTTGGTTTACGGTAAACACTTCTTGAAACCTTATATTCCAACCGATTTATGGGGCTTCATCGTTCTATTGGCGAAGCAATACCACAACTACATCGGCCCGATTTTCTATGTGCTGTTGATGGCTGTTCTAATCAAGTGGTGGCGCAAATCGATCTTCAAAATGGTCGATATCCAGTGGTTTATAAAACTGGGTGGTATGGTCGGGAAACATAAAGGTTCTCATCCATCTGCAGAGTTTTCGAACGCGGGTGAGAAAGCGCTATTCTGGCTATTGATTGTTATGGGTAGTGTCGCTGCGATCAGTGGCTTGGTTTTAGACTTCCCAATCTTCGGCCAAACCCGACGCGATATGGAGCTTTCGAACTTAGTTCACATGCTTGCTGCTCTGATCCTTATCTGTGGTTTTGTGTTCCACATCTATATTGGCTTGTTCGGTATGGAAGGCGCACTAGAAGGCATGGTAACCGGTGAAGTCGATGAGACTTGGGCTAAAGAGCACCATGACCTTTGGTACAAAGAAGTGATGGAACAAGAGAAAAACAGCGTTGAACAAAGCGCTAACGTAGCAACAGAGAAAACGGAAGGGGTGAATAAGAATGAACAAACCTCATAA
- the cobB gene encoding Sir2 family NAD+-dependent deacetylase yields the protein MHFPYRNIVILTGAGISAESGIQTFRAQDGLWENHKIEDVATPEGFAKDPDLVQAFYNKRRHGLQSESIFPNSAHKALGELEDKLDGKVTIITQNIDNLHERGGSSNIIHMHGELLKARCSESNQVLEHKDDIHTGELCHCCQIPAQMRPHIVWFGEMPLRMGDIYSALEEADLFISIGTSGVVYPAAGFVHDAKMHGAHTIEINLEPSAVESEFEEKRYGKASIEVPKLVGELLLSEKGSLTA from the coding sequence ATGCATTTCCCATATCGAAATATCGTAATTCTTACTGGCGCCGGTATCTCTGCGGAGTCGGGGATACAAACATTCCGAGCACAAGACGGATTATGGGAAAACCATAAAATCGAGGATGTTGCGACACCTGAAGGTTTTGCAAAAGATCCTGACCTTGTACAAGCGTTTTACAACAAGCGTCGTCATGGATTACAGAGTGAAAGTATCTTTCCAAATTCAGCCCACAAGGCGCTAGGAGAGCTTGAAGATAAGCTCGACGGCAAAGTAACCATCATCACTCAGAACATCGACAATCTGCATGAGCGCGGTGGTAGCAGCAATATCATCCACATGCACGGTGAGCTTCTTAAGGCACGTTGTAGCGAGTCAAACCAAGTTCTAGAGCACAAAGACGACATTCATACTGGTGAATTGTGCCATTGTTGCCAGATACCAGCTCAAATGCGCCCTCATATTGTGTGGTTTGGCGAAATGCCATTGAGGATGGGCGACATTTATTCAGCGTTAGAAGAAGCTGATTTGTTCATCTCGATCGGCACGTCAGGTGTGGTTTATCCAGCCGCAGGTTTTGTACATGATGCTAAAATGCATGGAGCACATACGATCGAGATAAACCTCGAACCCAGTGCGGTAGAGAGTGAATTTGAAGAGAAACGTTACGGTAAGGCGAGTATCGAGGTACCTAAGCTAGTCGGTGAGCTATTGCTGTCAGAGAAGGGGTCTCTAACGGCCTGA